One segment of Streptomyces sp. YIM 121038 DNA contains the following:
- a CDS encoding HNH endonuclease signature motif containing protein, which yields MTTCSVPDCGKKHHAHGYCGGHAKNWRRHGVAVLPKPTLIERVMAKVDKSGPVSPERPELGPCWIWTGYRMPFGHGQVKRGSGLGGALVHRVVYEHAVGEVPAGLELDHLCRVPACCNPKHLEPVTHAENVRRGIAVQRRRETAAAKTHCPSGHPYSGANLRITPLGTRRCKACQREWGQRKTAANRAVTK from the coding sequence ATGACGACCTGCTCTGTCCCCGACTGCGGGAAGAAGCACCACGCGCATGGCTACTGCGGCGGCCACGCCAAGAACTGGCGGCGCCACGGCGTAGCTGTCCTGCCGAAGCCGACGCTGATCGAGCGGGTGATGGCCAAGGTCGACAAGAGCGGACCGGTGTCGCCCGAGCGCCCTGAGCTCGGCCCGTGCTGGATCTGGACGGGCTACCGGATGCCTTTCGGGCACGGCCAGGTTAAGCGCGGAAGTGGCCTCGGAGGGGCGCTCGTGCACCGTGTCGTCTACGAGCACGCGGTGGGGGAAGTCCCCGCTGGTCTGGAGCTCGATCACCTCTGCCGCGTTCCGGCTTGCTGCAACCCCAAGCATCTCGAACCCGTCACGCACGCGGAGAACGTCCGGCGTGGCATCGCCGTGCAGCGTCGCCGCGAAACAGCGGCGGCCAAGACCCACTGCCCGAGCGGACACCCGTATTCGGGCGCCAACCTGCGCATCACTCCCCTTGGCACCCGCCGCTGCAAGGCCTGCCAGCGCGAGTGGGGTCAGCGGAAGACCGCGGCGAACCGGGCGGTGACCAAGTGA
- a CDS encoding sensor histidine kinase encodes MTTTPWHPGEPSPVRPGHAPPWVASVLYAAVLFAGVYYDLVGDEPQVPARTTGFVAALAALFALDAAERRLHRRAGVARGLAAGVLLARVGLFFAVTACDSAGLARALFVLVPFTAYFAFGRRVSLALGAGCAGALLGRYALTSDGWYTDAEAISDLLMFALVLVLTVSMAAVATGERDARWRLESTVRELTCSQRRLRAYAARVAELSTAEERNRLAREIHDSIGHHLTAVAVQVEKAEAFRDLDRAESDRALAAARWSARRALAEARRSVRALRDEPEPFSLSDALTDLVRNGADGGGPHVTLDITGEETGYGEGQLTALYRAAQEALTNARRHADAAHVHLHVAYGPAAARLTVTDDGRGLPDPAAARAAPGVGLRGLRERLQPLGGALCVRSAPGDGTTLTATVPRTLPVPGAADAVDPTAPTGPGR; translated from the coding sequence ATGACGACCACGCCGTGGCACCCGGGGGAACCGTCACCGGTGCGACCGGGCCACGCTCCGCCCTGGGTGGCCTCCGTGCTCTACGCGGCCGTCCTGTTCGCGGGCGTGTACTACGACCTCGTCGGGGACGAGCCCCAGGTGCCCGCGCGCACCACCGGATTCGTCGCGGCGCTGGCCGCGCTGTTCGCGCTGGACGCGGCCGAGCGGCGGCTCCACCGGCGTGCGGGCGTCGCGCGCGGCCTCGCGGCGGGCGTGCTCCTCGCGCGCGTGGGCCTCTTCTTCGCGGTGACGGCCTGCGACAGCGCGGGCCTTGCGCGGGCCTTGTTCGTGCTCGTGCCGTTCACCGCGTACTTCGCCTTCGGGCGGCGCGTGAGCCTCGCGCTCGGCGCGGGCTGCGCGGGCGCGCTGCTCGGCCGCTACGCGCTGACCTCCGACGGCTGGTACACGGACGCCGAAGCGATCTCCGACCTGCTGATGTTCGCCCTCGTCCTGGTGCTCACGGTGTCCATGGCGGCCGTCGCGACGGGGGAGCGGGACGCCCGGTGGCGCCTGGAGTCGACGGTGCGCGAACTCACCTGCTCCCAGCGCCGGTTGCGCGCCTACGCCGCCCGGGTCGCCGAACTGTCCACGGCCGAGGAGCGCAACCGGCTCGCCCGCGAGATCCACGACAGCATCGGCCACCACCTCACGGCCGTCGCCGTGCAGGTGGAGAAGGCGGAGGCGTTCCGCGACCTCGACCGCGCGGAGTCCGACCGGGCGCTGGCCGCCGCCCGCTGGTCGGCGCGGCGCGCGCTGGCCGAGGCCCGCCGCTCGGTGCGGGCCCTGCGGGACGAGCCGGAGCCGTTCTCGCTCTCGGACGCGCTCACGGACCTCGTGCGGAACGGGGCCGACGGCGGCGGCCCGCACGTCACCCTCGACATCACCGGAGAGGAAACGGGCTACGGAGAAGGCCAGTTGACCGCGCTGTACCGCGCCGCCCAGGAGGCCCTGACGAACGCCCGCCGCCACGCGGACGCGGCACACGTCCACCTCCACGTGGCATACGGTCCGGCCGCCGCGCGCCTGACCGTCACCGACGACGGCCGCGGCCTGCCCGACCCGGCCGCCGCGCGGGCCGCCCCCGGCGTCGGCCTGCGCGGCCTGCGCGAGCGGCTCCAGCCGCTCGGGGGCGCGCTGTGCGTGCGGAGCGCGCCGGGCGACGGCACCACGCTCACGGCGACGGTGCCCCGAACCCTGCCGGTGCCGGGCGCCGCGGACGCCGTCGACCCCACGGCGCCGACCGGACCCGGCCGATGA
- a CDS encoding helix-turn-helix transcriptional regulator yields the protein MALRDLDRVAKRVKARRMEQYPSRRAAAEAAGVSKDTWQRIEEGREVREVTYAKVDRGLGWAAGSCLAIAEGGEPVEVGYIETGPDVTMVSRLPAAWSDEFEDDVRQALMDSAIATTPDLPIGKIQELADQFMEALRKRAASSGPGQG from the coding sequence ATGGCACTTCGTGATCTCGACCGCGTGGCGAAGCGTGTGAAAGCTCGCCGCATGGAGCAGTACCCCTCGCGCCGAGCCGCGGCGGAGGCGGCTGGCGTCTCCAAGGACACCTGGCAGCGCATCGAAGAGGGCCGGGAGGTGCGCGAGGTTACCTACGCCAAGGTGGATCGAGGGCTGGGGTGGGCCGCTGGCAGCTGCCTCGCTATCGCGGAAGGTGGCGAGCCGGTCGAGGTCGGATACATCGAGACTGGCCCCGACGTGACGATGGTGTCCAGGCTGCCCGCCGCATGGTCCGACGAGTTCGAGGATGACGTGCGGCAGGCGCTGATGGACTCGGCGATCGCGACAACCCCCGACCTGCCGATCGGCAAGATTCAAGAGCTGGCTGATCAGTTCATGGAAGCGCTGCGGAAGCGTGCAGCTTCGAGCGGCCCAGGGCAAGGTTGA
- a CDS encoding MBL fold metallo-hydrolase, whose translation MEIVELRPRVHLFRFSVGQAYLWRDGDELTLVDAGTPGSGPAIAEAIEGLGLRARDVRRVVLTHFHSDHVGGAGEVAALTGATVLAHHLDAPMVRGEVPGPAPVLEDWEVPIFAETSKNVPKPTERRVYAAEVQEVTDGDVLPFGGGAHVVGAPGHTRGSIGLHLPEHGVLFTGDAIANTPETGVLLGVFNQDAEQAVASFHRLAALDSDMACFGHGDPVRADASAVLRESAARYAHA comes from the coding sequence ATCGAGATCGTCGAACTCCGGCCCCGCGTCCACCTCTTCCGCTTCTCCGTCGGCCAGGCCTATCTGTGGCGCGACGGCGACGAGCTGACCCTGGTGGACGCGGGCACCCCCGGCTCGGGTCCGGCCATCGCGGAGGCCATCGAGGGCCTCGGGCTGCGCGCCCGCGACGTACGGCGCGTCGTCCTGACGCACTTCCACAGCGACCACGTGGGCGGCGCGGGCGAGGTGGCGGCCCTCACCGGCGCCACGGTCCTCGCGCACCACCTGGACGCGCCCATGGTGCGCGGCGAGGTCCCGGGCCCGGCCCCCGTCCTGGAGGACTGGGAGGTGCCGATCTTCGCGGAGACGTCGAAGAACGTGCCGAAGCCGACCGAGCGGCGGGTGTACGCCGCCGAGGTCCAGGAGGTGACGGACGGCGACGTCCTGCCCTTCGGCGGCGGGGCCCACGTGGTCGGCGCCCCCGGGCACACGCGGGGCAGCATCGGCCTGCACCTGCCGGAGCACGGCGTCCTGTTCACCGGCGACGCCATCGCCAACACCCCCGAAACGGGCGTGCTCCTCGGCGTGTTCAACCAGGACGCGGAGCAGGCCGTCGCCTCGTTCCACCGGCTCGCCGCGCTTGACTCGGACATGGCGTGTTTCGGTCACGGCGATCCGGTCCGCGCGGACGCGTCGGCGGTGCTGCGGGAGTCGGCGGCGCGGTATGCGCACGCCTGA
- a CDS encoding helix-turn-helix domain-containing protein, with product MSTTTRTRLKGPEREETARRAAELYAQGCTIASVARQLGRSYGGTRALLLEAGVTLRARGGHRSKAAA from the coding sequence ATGAGCACCACGACCCGCACCCGCCTCAAGGGCCCCGAACGCGAGGAGACCGCCCGCCGCGCCGCCGAGCTGTACGCGCAGGGCTGCACGATCGCTTCCGTCGCCCGGCAGCTCGGCCGCTCGTACGGCGGGACCCGGGCGCTGCTGCTGGAGGCCGGGGTCACGCTCCGGGCCCGAGGCGGCCACCGCTCGAAGGCGGCTGCCTGA
- a CDS encoding tannase/feruloyl esterase family alpha/beta hydrolase: MIRHLAATTAALLLATLAPAATAAPPGACPGERLRVPGAEKTVAACLSDLTTAGTVASGHTDPADWAGLVAPGTRSPSGVPGVQLDGYFPDSSHTNGTHGWNHDSQFVIRLPERWNGGLVVAGPPGVREQYANDRTIGDHVLARGYAFAATDKGNTGPTLYRDGARPGDAIAEWHRRLTQLTVAAERVAARHYGRAPRRTYAAGMSMGGYLVRWQLENVPWLYDGGLDWEGVLLTRDAPDLLTTLPPALRAYPRLRAGEPGARDALAAAGYPPESEPLWDTHYRTQWDTFQRLIREEVDPGYDGATEAGTPFCPEGTGRGCDTDYDYAARPRAVHDTVGRLALTGRIARPLLTVHGTLDALIPIGPGSDRYARLVDGARRGPLHRYYRITGGNHTDGLYAAHPDLVRPLLPCVRDAFDALTAWVEDGTAPPRGRTVPRPDGDPVHTCAL, encoded by the coding sequence ATGATCCGTCATCTGGCCGCCACCACCGCGGCGTTGCTGCTCGCGACGCTCGCCCCCGCCGCCACGGCCGCGCCGCCAGGGGCCTGCCCCGGCGAGCGGCTGCGCGTCCCCGGAGCCGAGAAGACCGTCGCCGCCTGTCTGAGCGACCTCACCACGGCCGGAACGGTCGCCTCCGGCCACACCGACCCGGCGGACTGGGCGGGTCTGGTGGCGCCCGGCACCCGCAGCCCGTCGGGCGTGCCCGGTGTGCAGCTCGACGGCTACTTCCCCGACTCCTCGCACACCAACGGCACGCACGGCTGGAACCACGACAGCCAGTTCGTGATCCGGCTGCCCGAGCGGTGGAACGGCGGCCTCGTCGTGGCCGGGCCGCCCGGCGTCCGGGAGCAGTACGCCAACGACCGCACCATCGGCGACCACGTCCTGGCGCGGGGCTACGCGTTCGCGGCCACCGACAAGGGCAACACGGGGCCCACGCTGTACCGCGACGGCGCACGTCCCGGCGACGCCATCGCCGAGTGGCACCGGCGCCTGACCCAGCTGACCGTCGCCGCCGAGCGGGTCGCGGCGCGGCACTACGGCCGCGCGCCCCGGCGCACCTACGCGGCGGGCATGTCCATGGGCGGCTACCTGGTGCGCTGGCAGCTGGAGAACGTCCCGTGGCTGTACGACGGCGGGCTCGACTGGGAGGGCGTCCTGCTGACCCGCGACGCGCCCGACCTCCTCACGACGCTGCCGCCCGCGCTGCGCGCCTACCCACGGCTCCGCGCGGGCGAGCCGGGCGCACGCGACGCGCTGGCCGCCGCCGGGTACCCGCCGGAGTCCGAGCCCCTGTGGGACACGCACTACCGGACGCAGTGGGACACCTTCCAGCGGCTGATCCGCGAGGAGGTCGACCCCGGCTACGACGGCGCCACCGAGGCCGGTACGCCGTTCTGCCCCGAGGGCACCGGCCGGGGCTGCGACACGGACTACGACTACGCGGCGCGCCCCCGCGCGGTGCACGACACCGTGGGCAGGCTCGCGCTGACCGGCCGCATCGCCCGGCCGCTCCTGACCGTGCACGGCACCCTGGACGCCCTGATCCCCATCGGGCCCGGCTCCGACCGCTACGCGCGGCTCGTCGACGGGGCCCGGCGCGGCCCGCTCCACCGCTACTACCGGATCACCGGGGGCAACCACACGGACGGCCTGTACGCCGCGCACCCGGACCTCGTCCGCCCCCTGCTGCCGTGCGTGCGCGACGCCTTCGACGCCCTGACGGCCTGGGTGGAGGACGGCACGGCGCCCCCGCGCGGCCGCACGGTGCCGCGCCCGGACGGCGACCCGGTGCACACGTGCGCGCTCTGA
- a CDS encoding integrase, with the protein MPYVETRGNSIRVKWWSGEYHLDTKGKPTKRKRYDSASGPEDGVPFKDEDEAYHYGLDRESDVRNKRNRRKVSDRLAMGEYVDLWFSNIELRVKSDATYKSRLNAVIKPYWEGWTVDGITPPDYDTFRDYVIGKYSHNYSKHVLGMFRMLMDDAVVKYKLRDESPIVEQRRRGLYRKKQTRRVKRKLGIQSIHQAAVNAYIVWGFAGWVYIWTVAFTGMRSPGEMYGLQRGYSSPYWPASEPDEELREESLARYEAMHALRVQYQTYLADGGPVLAGPKYDSWRTLVMPPFLHAMHVALLASHDQPWTFLSMTGKPLLGSNFKSHYWYPIRDGADERLEEGRNRRWARPAIPPVPELAGEDIYRIRHWHKGKLDEPGDIPRVAVEARLGHELPGVEGTYSEVTVAMEERIVEYLQQVWEKEVVGAGLWTPPFPMPLPSGPAQAVPSLFSGLRVLEYE; encoded by the coding sequence ATGCCTTACGTAGAAACGCGTGGCAACTCGATTCGCGTGAAGTGGTGGTCAGGCGAGTACCACCTCGACACTAAGGGCAAGCCCACGAAGCGGAAGCGCTACGACTCCGCGAGCGGTCCCGAAGACGGGGTGCCCTTCAAGGACGAGGACGAGGCGTACCACTACGGCCTCGACCGTGAATCCGATGTGCGGAACAAACGGAACCGACGCAAGGTGTCCGACCGCCTGGCCATGGGCGAGTACGTCGATCTCTGGTTCAGCAACATCGAACTGAGGGTGAAGTCCGACGCCACGTACAAGTCCCGCCTGAACGCGGTGATCAAACCGTACTGGGAAGGGTGGACCGTCGACGGGATCACTCCGCCCGACTACGACACGTTCCGGGATTACGTCATCGGGAAGTACTCGCACAACTACAGCAAGCACGTCCTCGGCATGTTCAGGATGCTGATGGACGACGCGGTCGTGAAGTACAAGCTCCGCGACGAGTCACCCATCGTGGAGCAGCGCCGTCGTGGCCTCTATCGAAAGAAGCAGACCCGACGAGTGAAGCGCAAGTTGGGAATTCAGTCGATTCATCAAGCGGCAGTAAACGCTTACATCGTGTGGGGCTTCGCCGGGTGGGTGTACATCTGGACCGTCGCGTTCACGGGCATGCGGTCGCCCGGCGAGATGTACGGACTCCAGCGGGGATACTCGTCGCCCTACTGGCCTGCGTCGGAACCGGACGAGGAGCTTCGCGAGGAGTCGCTCGCGAGATACGAGGCGATGCACGCGCTACGGGTGCAGTATCAGACGTACTTGGCTGATGGCGGGCCAGTTCTCGCGGGGCCGAAGTACGACTCGTGGAGAACGCTTGTGATGCCGCCGTTCTTGCATGCGATGCATGTGGCGCTGCTGGCGTCCCACGACCAGCCGTGGACGTTCCTGTCGATGACTGGGAAGCCGCTACTGGGGTCGAACTTCAAGAGCCACTATTGGTATCCGATCCGTGACGGCGCAGATGAGCGACTAGAGGAAGGGCGTAACAGGCGGTGGGCCCGGCCTGCGATCCCGCCGGTGCCGGAGCTTGCGGGAGAAGACATCTACCGGATCAGGCACTGGCACAAGGGGAAGCTTGATGAGCCGGGGGACATTCCGCGTGTGGCGGTTGAGGCGCGTCTGGGTCACGAGTTGCCAGGGGTTGAGGGCACCTACAGTGAGGTGACGGTCGCGATGGAGGAGCGGATCGTGGAGTACCTGCAGCAGGTCTGGGAGAAGGAGGTAGTGGGTGCGGGGCTGTGGACGCCGCCATTTCCCATGCCTCTCCCATCCGGTCCTGCGCAAGCCGTTCCGTCGCTGTTCAGCGGCCTTCGAGTCTTGGAGTATGAATGA
- a CDS encoding VWA domain-containing protein, whose product MPIALTSIEQQAPGLVSLAKTAAVSLEKQGLGGQRAAVQLVLDHSGSMRPFYRDGSVQRLAEQALGLSVNLDDDGSVPLIFFGSQAEQHEDVRLDNYTGLIDRAHQRLRWGSTNYVAAMNAAVSEYRASGATDPALVIFQTDGGPDDREGAERVLRHASSLPIFWAFVGFGGRVEFLEQLDGLGGRVVDNASFFHAAEPHLVSDAELYDGITHEFAGWLTAARTAGVVR is encoded by the coding sequence GTGCCCATCGCACTCACCAGCATCGAGCAGCAGGCCCCCGGCCTGGTCAGCCTCGCCAAGACCGCCGCCGTCAGCCTGGAGAAGCAGGGCCTGGGCGGGCAGCGCGCCGCCGTCCAGCTTGTCCTGGACCACTCCGGCAGCATGCGGCCCTTCTACCGTGACGGCAGCGTCCAGCGCCTCGCTGAACAGGCTCTCGGGCTGTCCGTGAACCTCGACGACGACGGCAGCGTGCCTCTGATCTTCTTCGGCTCGCAGGCCGAGCAGCACGAGGACGTCCGCCTCGACAACTACACCGGCCTCATCGACCGCGCTCACCAGCGGCTCCGTTGGGGCTCGACGAACTACGTCGCCGCGATGAACGCGGCGGTCAGCGAGTACCGGGCCTCAGGGGCCACAGACCCGGCCCTGGTCATCTTCCAGACCGATGGTGGGCCCGACGACCGCGAGGGCGCCGAGCGGGTGCTGCGTCACGCGTCGTCGCTGCCGATCTTCTGGGCCTTCGTCGGCTTCGGCGGCCGCGTCGAGTTCCTGGAGCAGCTCGATGGCCTGGGCGGGCGCGTGGTCGACAACGCCTCGTTCTTCCACGCAGCCGAACCGCACCTCGTGTCCGACGCCGAGCTGTACGACGGCATCACCCACGAGTTCGCGGGCTGGCTGACGGCCGCCCGCACGGCGGGAGTTGTCCGGTGA
- a CDS encoding DNA polymerase III subunit epsilon: MAALDFECSDKVPETARIVSCALILVGGGLDTNTRTWLVNPGVAQEPGAIAVHKLTDEHLSEHGAPAAQAVADIAKSIAEVVAAGVPIVGHNIGSFDLNLLNHECLRHLGDGLEGILRQPLTRVIDTMVIDRHVAPYRRRVSETQGPYQMRTTAETYGLAWDEAAAHGAEYDALQSARAAYRMGAIAHQPRAERPVWVHRLRAQRFDALAGVSVDDLHLMQQAWAKEQAAGFQEWLRCKAPEGKRDPQAVVDGRWPLVPAPRQVGED; the protein is encoded by the coding sequence ATGGCGGCACTCGACTTTGAGTGCTCGGACAAGGTCCCCGAGACTGCGCGCATCGTCAGCTGCGCCCTGATCCTCGTGGGCGGTGGACTCGACACCAATACCCGAACGTGGCTGGTCAACCCGGGGGTCGCACAGGAGCCCGGCGCGATTGCAGTGCACAAGCTGACCGACGAGCACCTGTCAGAGCATGGTGCACCGGCTGCTCAGGCCGTCGCCGACATCGCGAAGTCGATTGCTGAAGTCGTCGCCGCCGGCGTGCCGATCGTCGGCCACAACATCGGCAGCTTCGATCTGAACCTGCTGAACCACGAGTGTCTGCGCCACCTCGGCGACGGCCTCGAAGGGATCCTGCGGCAGCCGCTCACCCGGGTGATCGACACCATGGTCATCGACCGGCACGTCGCCCCCTACCGGCGGCGCGTCTCGGAAACCCAGGGCCCTTACCAGATGCGGACCACCGCAGAGACGTACGGGCTCGCCTGGGACGAGGCGGCGGCGCACGGCGCGGAGTACGACGCGCTGCAGTCGGCGCGGGCCGCGTACCGGATGGGTGCCATCGCCCACCAGCCGCGGGCGGAGCGGCCGGTGTGGGTGCACCGGCTGCGCGCGCAGCGCTTCGACGCGCTGGCGGGGGTGTCGGTCGATGACCTGCACCTGATGCAGCAGGCGTGGGCGAAGGAGCAGGCGGCCGGGTTCCAGGAGTGGCTGCGGTGCAAGGCGCCGGAGGGGAAGCGGGATCCGCAGGCGGTGGTGGATGGCCGCTGGCCGCTCGTCCCGGCTCCGCGTCAGGTAGGTGAGGACTGA
- a CDS encoding helix-turn-helix transcriptional regulator, whose product MHQPTTFEVVGDAIREERMQAGLARSELAERAGMSHRYLAHLENGTRKHMSPKRYIALREALQATDTRLLAPHRGPTRKEVTTWPPGHTSATADRLPPTPRTRST is encoded by the coding sequence ATGCACCAACCCACGACCTTCGAGGTCGTCGGGGACGCGATCCGTGAAGAGCGCATGCAGGCGGGCCTCGCCCGATCCGAGCTGGCCGAGAGAGCAGGCATGAGCCACCGCTACCTCGCCCACCTCGAAAACGGCACCCGCAAGCACATGAGCCCCAAGCGCTACATCGCCCTCCGCGAGGCCTTGCAAGCGACCGACACGCGCCTCCTCGCCCCCCACCGAGGCCCAACCCGAAAGGAAGTGACGACATGGCCACCAGGGCATACGAGCGCTACGGCCGACCGACTCCCCCCGACTCCCCGGACCAGGAGTACATGA
- a CDS encoding DNA-binding protein yields the protein MATRAYERYGRPTPPDSPDQEYMTIQETAYVMKCSVSWLYRFLRDNAHLRGRNGTRGRITTDREQRTAIHKARSAGDPRAGRSLPRQRRRTSPRSAAALAKS from the coding sequence ATGGCCACCAGGGCATACGAGCGCTACGGCCGACCGACTCCCCCCGACTCCCCGGACCAGGAGTACATGACCATCCAGGAGACGGCCTACGTCATGAAGTGCAGCGTCTCGTGGCTGTACCGCTTCCTCCGGGACAACGCGCACCTGCGCGGCCGCAACGGAACCCGGGGCCGGATCACCACCGACCGTGAGCAGCGGACTGCCATCCACAAAGCGCGCAGCGCGGGTGACCCGCGTGCTGGTCGCAGTCTGCCGCGTCAGCGGCGCCGTACTTCCCCGCGGTCCGCAGCGGCTCTCGCCAAGTCCTGA
- a CDS encoding response regulator transcription factor → MNSPAPEGPEAVRVLVVDDQELVREGIASLLGIQPGVRVVGTAADGAAAVDAALTLAPDVILMDVRMPGMDGVTAVAAVHARAPACKVVMLTTFDDEDYVVRALRAGAVGYLLKSLPAAELADAVRLAHRGVAPLDPAVTRRLAAAPPPAGPPAPVVEPGGAPTAREIEILRLVAAGATNREIAAELYLSEGTVKNHISRVLTRLGLRGRAQAALYARDHGLL, encoded by the coding sequence ATGAACTCCCCGGCCCCCGAAGGCCCCGAGGCCGTGCGCGTCCTCGTCGTCGACGACCAGGAGCTCGTCCGTGAGGGCATCGCGTCCCTGCTCGGCATCCAGCCCGGCGTCCGGGTGGTCGGCACGGCCGCCGACGGTGCCGCGGCGGTCGACGCCGCGCTGACGCTGGCGCCCGACGTGATCCTGATGGACGTGCGCATGCCGGGCATGGACGGCGTCACGGCCGTCGCCGCCGTCCATGCCCGCGCCCCCGCCTGCAAGGTCGTCATGCTGACGACGTTCGACGACGAGGACTACGTGGTGCGCGCCCTGCGGGCAGGGGCCGTCGGCTACCTCCTCAAGAGCCTGCCCGCGGCCGAACTCGCCGACGCCGTACGGCTCGCGCACCGGGGCGTGGCCCCGCTCGACCCGGCGGTCACCCGCCGCCTCGCGGCCGCGCCGCCGCCCGCCGGGCCGCCCGCGCCCGTCGTGGAACCGGGCGGCGCGCCCACCGCCCGTGAGATCGAGATCCTGCGGCTCGTCGCCGCCGGGGCCACCAACCGCGAGATCGCGGCGGAGCTCTACCTCAGCGAGGGCACGGTCAAGAACCACATCTCGCGCGTCCTGACCCGCCTCGGCCTGCGCGGCCGCGCCCAGGCCGCGCTGTACGCCCGCGACCACGGCCTGCTGTAG
- a CDS encoding WhiB family transcriptional regulator encodes MISNSHSAPRTLAPADAWLKRAACRDVEPEEMFPDSDAVRIKFAQTVCAACPVTRACLVLALRAEGKAGRDSRYGIFGGLTPRQRHRLHLELRKRRISP; translated from the coding sequence ATGATCAGTAACAGCCACTCGGCCCCACGCACCCTCGCCCCCGCCGACGCCTGGCTGAAGCGCGCTGCCTGTCGTGACGTCGAGCCCGAGGAGATGTTCCCGGACAGCGACGCCGTCCGCATCAAGTTCGCGCAGACCGTCTGCGCCGCCTGCCCCGTCACCCGAGCCTGCCTCGTCTTGGCGCTGCGAGCGGAAGGCAAGGCAGGACGGGACAGTCGCTACGGAATCTTCGGAGGGCTCACGCCCCGCCAGCGGCACCGACTCCACCTGGAGCTCCGCAAGCGAAGGATCAGCCCGTGA
- a CDS encoding NUDIX domain-containing protein yields MIVWINGAFGAGKTSAARELIELIPNSALFDPEVIGGALPQLLPAKRLAEVSDYQDLPIWRRLVVDTAAGLLAELGGVLVVPMTLLRQEYRDEIFGGLASRRIPIRHVVLAPDETILRKRIAGREVPPDLPDGELRIRQWSFDHIEPFHTALAVWLGADAHRVDTSALTPYETAEHIADAVRTGAAPVCEIVQTPQPTAETLAAGVLLFDERDRVLLVDPTYKAGWEFPGGVVERGEAPAHAGVREVAEETGIRLTGTPRLLVADWEPPLPPGYGGMRFLFDGGVLDGTEAERLLLPGPELRDWRFVTEEEAARLLPPVRYERLRWALRARERGVPLYLEAGKPVGD; encoded by the coding sequence ATGATCGTCTGGATCAATGGGGCGTTCGGTGCGGGAAAGACATCCGCCGCACGGGAACTGATCGAGCTGATCCCGAACAGCGCGCTCTTCGACCCTGAGGTCATCGGCGGCGCCCTGCCGCAGCTGCTGCCCGCCAAGCGACTCGCCGAGGTGAGCGACTACCAGGACCTGCCGATCTGGCGACGCCTCGTGGTGGACACGGCGGCCGGACTGCTCGCGGAGCTGGGCGGGGTCCTCGTGGTGCCGATGACGCTCCTGCGCCAGGAGTACCGGGACGAGATATTCGGGGGGCTCGCCTCGCGGCGGATACCGATACGCCATGTGGTGCTCGCCCCGGACGAAACGATCCTGCGCAAACGCATAGCCGGACGCGAAGTCCCCCCGGACCTCCCCGATGGCGAACTGCGCATTCGCCAATGGTCGTTCGACCACATCGAGCCCTTCCACACGGCGCTCGCCGTCTGGCTGGGGGCGGACGCCCATCGCGTCGACACCAGCGCCCTGACGCCGTACGAGACGGCCGAGCACATCGCCGACGCGGTGCGCACCGGAGCCGCCCCCGTCTGCGAGATCGTGCAGACCCCGCAGCCCACCGCCGAGACGCTGGCCGCGGGCGTGCTGCTCTTCGACGAACGGGACCGGGTGCTGCTCGTCGACCCCACGTACAAGGCGGGCTGGGAGTTCCCCGGCGGGGTCGTGGAGCGCGGCGAGGCGCCCGCGCACGCCGGTGTGCGCGAGGTCGCGGAGGAGACCGGCATCCGGCTCACCGGGACTCCCCGGCTCCTCGTCGCCGACTGGGAGCCGCCGCTGCCGCCCGGCTACGGCGGGATGCGCTTCCTCTTCGACGGCGGCGTCCTCGACGGCACCGAGGCCGAGCGCCTGCTGCTGCCGGGACCCGAACTGCGCGACTGGCGCTTCGTCACCGAGGAGGAGGCCGCACGGCTCCTGCCGCCGGTGCGCTACGAGCGCCTGCGCTGGGCCCTGCGCGCCCGGGAGCGGGGCGTTCCGCTGTATCTGGAGGCCGGGAAGCCCGTGGGCGACTGA